A genomic region of Leptolyngbya sp. NIES-2104 contains the following coding sequences:
- the ppk2 gene encoding polyphosphate kinase 2: MERPLTNGSTAVQEREQLFEEKPHKKHKKHKKHQIHLPNQTLKVELEPPEPKKLNSKAYEIELGRLQAELVKMQYWIKHTGYRVVILFEGRDAAGKGGTIKRIAEPLNPRGCRVVALGTPSDREKTQWYFQRYVEHLPGAGEIVLFDRSWYNRAGVEHVMGFCSDAQYQEFMHSCPEFERMLVRSGIMLLKYWFSVSDDEQERRFQSRTTDPSRRWKLSPMDLESRDRWVEFSRAKDAMFACTNIPEAPWFTVEANDKKRARLNCISHILSKVPYTDMTPEAMELPPRRIAPEDYVRPPRNEQFFVPQTY; this comes from the coding sequence ATGGAACGCCCACTTACGAATGGCTCAACTGCCGTTCAAGAGAGAGAGCAGTTATTCGAGGAGAAACCCCATAAAAAACATAAGAAACACAAAAAACATCAAATTCACTTACCCAACCAGACTTTAAAGGTTGAGCTTGAACCGCCTGAGCCGAAGAAGCTGAACTCTAAAGCTTACGAAATCGAGCTAGGGCGATTACAAGCTGAACTGGTGAAGATGCAGTACTGGATCAAGCACACTGGATATCGTGTGGTGATTCTGTTTGAAGGTCGTGATGCTGCTGGAAAAGGAGGCACGATCAAGCGCATTGCTGAACCGCTCAATCCCCGTGGTTGTCGAGTGGTTGCTCTCGGAACGCCCTCGGATCGTGAGAAAACACAGTGGTACTTCCAGCGCTATGTGGAGCATTTACCGGGTGCGGGTGAGATTGTTTTGTTCGATCGCAGTTGGTACAACCGCGCTGGAGTCGAACATGTAATGGGCTTCTGTAGCGATGCTCAGTACCAGGAGTTCATGCACTCTTGTCCAGAATTCGAGCGGATGTTAGTGCGATCGGGGATTATGCTGCTAAAGTACTGGTTCTCGGTGAGTGATGACGAACAAGAGCGGCGATTTCAATCTCGCACGACTGATCCATCCCGGCGATGGAAGCTCAGCCCAATGGATTTAGAATCTCGCGATCGCTGGGTGGAATTTTCTAGAGCAAAAGATGCTATGTTTGCTTGCACTAACATTCCTGAAGCACCGTGGTTCACCGTTGAAGCGAATGATAAAAAACGTGCTCGATTGAACTGTATCAGCCACATTTTGAGCAAAGTGCCTTACACCGATATGACTCCCGAAGCAATGGAGTTACCCCCGCGCCGGATTGCTCCAGAAGATTATGTTCGTCCGCCTCGGAATGAGCAGTTTTTTGTACCCCAGACCTACTAA
- a CDS encoding APC family permease: MSNSNGSELKPTLGLVGITINAMALIAPGAFLWTTYQLQAPPDSAKNMWAAIALATCIALLTASCYATLSKAYPEAGAGSSYYYAEAAILAKEAHKHFRLARLAKFVTGWAAHLYYWVYPGIMVSFMGTLVVYIGQLFNPDFGSDWLTKALICFVFAGIIGGIALMGVSGSTLVNIVINIVQIASLTFLGLLMIVYRLGHPNVNYEHANALSVVLPHDLSGLIYQATIAILLLVGFESATAMAGEAVNPQRDIPRGVILSLFIQACICYFFEYFAANFFIGDQYTATVDGKTVTGFAAALSSGAPIGDIAKILGDTLLFGNGFLLQLIMASTVVMALLGTGLSSLSTGVRISFAMGADRELPAVFGFLHGRYNTPYLGIFFLSGLSALIGAYAVQSVDNVTIVTLVSNIGTFMLYGITCGVTLIATLEHLLDGERNPIKTIVIPLLGLVLNLAMVCGIFYYGLTGSGNAQVNSITAIGIAIAFFVAGFAYLVGDSLFKGKPLFLPPDMQQRLRDRVSAAKSR, translated from the coding sequence ATGTCTAATTCGAACGGCAGCGAACTAAAGCCAACACTCGGTTTAGTCGGGATTACGATTAATGCAATGGCGCTGATCGCTCCTGGAGCTTTTTTATGGACGACGTATCAGCTTCAAGCTCCTCCGGATTCTGCCAAAAATATGTGGGCAGCGATCGCGCTTGCAACTTGTATCGCTTTATTGACCGCGAGTTGTTATGCAACGCTGTCAAAAGCTTACCCTGAAGCGGGCGCAGGCAGTTCTTACTATTATGCTGAAGCTGCAATTCTCGCTAAAGAAGCACACAAACACTTCCGATTAGCGCGGCTGGCAAAGTTCGTCACAGGATGGGCAGCACACCTCTACTACTGGGTGTATCCGGGCATCATGGTGAGCTTTATGGGAACTTTAGTTGTTTACATTGGACAATTGTTTAATCCAGATTTTGGCTCAGACTGGCTCACAAAAGCGCTGATTTGTTTTGTGTTTGCTGGCATTATTGGTGGGATTGCGCTGATGGGTGTGAGTGGCTCAACGTTGGTCAACATCGTTATCAACATTGTGCAGATTGCATCTCTGACTTTTCTAGGGTTGCTGATGATTGTTTATCGGTTGGGACATCCCAATGTGAACTATGAACATGCAAATGCACTGAGTGTGGTTTTGCCACATGACTTGAGTGGTTTGATTTATCAAGCTACGATCGCGATTCTACTATTAGTCGGGTTTGAATCCGCGACTGCAATGGCAGGTGAAGCGGTGAATCCGCAGCGTGATATTCCGAGAGGAGTGATTTTATCGTTATTTATTCAGGCTTGTATCTGCTACTTTTTTGAGTATTTTGCAGCAAACTTCTTTATCGGGGATCAATACACTGCAACCGTCGATGGTAAAACGGTGACTGGATTTGCAGCCGCGCTGTCGTCTGGAGCACCGATCGGTGATATCGCGAAAATATTAGGAGATACATTGCTGTTTGGAAATGGCTTTTTGCTGCAACTGATCATGGCAAGTACTGTGGTGATGGCATTGCTTGGAACAGGACTTTCTTCACTGTCTACGGGGGTGCGAATTAGTTTTGCAATGGGAGCCGATCGAGAATTGCCCGCAGTGTTTGGATTCCTTCACGGTCGCTACAATACGCCTTATCTTGGAATTTTCTTTCTGTCTGGACTGTCTGCGCTGATTGGTGCTTATGCTGTCCAAAGTGTGGATAATGTCACGATCGTGACTCTCGTTTCTAACATTGGCACATTCATGCTGTACGGCATTACTTGTGGAGTCACATTGATTGCAACACTAGAGCATTTACTCGATGGTGAACGCAATCCGATTAAGACGATTGTGATTCCGTTACTAGGTTTGGTGCTGAATTTAGCAATGGTCTGTGGGATTTTCTATTACGGTTTAACCGGAAGCGGAAATGCACAGGTTAATTCAATCACGGCAATTGGAATCGCGATCGCGTTTTTCGTGGCTGGATTTGCTTACCTAGTTGGCGATAGTTTGTTCAAAGGTAAACCGCTCTTCTTGCCGCCCGACATGCAGCAACGATTGCGCGATCGTGTCAGTGCTGCAAAATCTCGCTAA
- a CDS encoding P-II family nitrogen regulator translates to MNLILAVIQPGKLDAVKEALVKLGVQGMTVTGAKGFGRQKGRPLAFLGLLDMEGKPFTIDFIPKVRLEIVVNDDITDLVVDAIVNTARTGTIGDGKLFVIPVSRAVRIRTGEENEVALTVEEPTVVKK, encoded by the coding sequence ATGAATTTAATTCTTGCTGTGATTCAACCTGGAAAGCTCGATGCCGTGAAAGAGGCACTGGTAAAGTTGGGAGTTCAGGGTATGACGGTGACAGGTGCGAAAGGTTTTGGACGGCAGAAAGGGCGACCTTTGGCATTTCTTGGATTGCTGGATATGGAAGGTAAGCCGTTCACCATTGATTTTATTCCTAAAGTCAGGCTCGAAATTGTCGTGAATGATGACATCACCGATCTGGTGGTAGATGCGATCGTCAATACTGCCAGAACTGGCACGATCGGCGATGGTAAATTGTTTGTGATTCCGGTGAGTCGCGCTGTTCGGATTCGTACAGGCGAAGAGAACGAAGTTGCTCTGACCGTGGAAGAACCCACAGTCGTGAAAAAATAA
- a CDS encoding YnfA family protein, translated as MLQSLLLFVLAGLCEIGGGYLFWLWLREGKSVWLAVVGVMILAVYGVVPTLQPANFGRAYAAYGGVFIVLSILWGWGVDRVQPDKFDWLGGWIALLGVLVIMYAPRH; from the coding sequence ATGCTTCAATCTCTTCTGCTCTTTGTGTTAGCGGGTCTGTGTGAAATTGGTGGCGGCTATCTCTTCTGGCTGTGGTTGCGTGAAGGGAAAAGTGTCTGGCTTGCCGTTGTAGGGGTGATGATTCTGGCGGTTTATGGTGTGGTGCCGACATTGCAGCCTGCGAATTTTGGACGCGCTTATGCGGCGTACGGCGGCGTTTTTATTGTGCTGTCGATTTTATGGGGTTGGGGAGTCGATCGCGTTCAACCAGATAAATTCGACTGGCTCGGTGGCTGGATTGCGCTGCTCGGTGTGTTGGTGATCATGTACGCGCCTCGGCATTAA
- a CDS encoding recombinase family protein: MVAEYDREREIWERLEQGRRTKAAQGGYVGYGSPAFGQRSLNGELVENPDEQQIIELIRRHHKSGKSLQQVADWLNQNGYLTKRGQQWQRISVKRVLDRLYGRTPRISGIEHSDES, encoded by the coding sequence ATGGTTGCCGAATACGATCGAGAACGCGAAATTTGGGAACGGCTAGAGCAAGGACGCAGAACAAAAGCGGCACAGGGTGGCTATGTCGGTTACGGATCGCCCGCGTTTGGACAGCGATCGCTCAATGGTGAATTGGTTGAAAATCCCGATGAGCAACAGATTATTGAACTCATCCGCCGACATCATAAATCGGGCAAATCTCTGCAACAAGTCGCGGATTGGCTGAATCAAAACGGCTACCTGACAAAGCGCGGTCAACAATGGCAGCGAATTTCAGTCAAGCGCGTTTTGGATCGCCTGTACGGACGGACACCGAGAATTTCTGGAATTGAACACTCAGACGAATCTTAA
- a CDS encoding CBS domain-containing protein — translation MVTSFDRSIGTPPIAEAVDRYPLIVSPDARLSEVAALMYKTAHPFQPDPLCGARSSCVLVMQDEQLSGIFTERDLVQLTALGISMESTRIADVMHYPVLSMTEASLHNVFAALFLFRRHRIRHLAIVNDQSRLVGVISLDSIRHILRPTNLLKIRRVAEVMSRNVITAMPNTSVLQLTELMATHQISCIVIVESFSDEDEMQHPIGIVTERDIVQFQASGLDIEHTQASKVMSTPLFVLSPEDSLWTAHQQMEQRQVRRLVVSWNWGKDLGIITQTSLLRVFDPIEMHDVIETLQRTIQQLGLDPNKILESAIDHDAHLPAPSCSLHQTEIPNLNEFLKGIESQVEHLIKTPELTAESRFSVLLNMLSEIRQTQGALQH, via the coding sequence ATGGTTACCTCCTTCGATCGTTCCATTGGCACACCGCCGATCGCTGAGGCTGTCGATCGCTATCCGCTGATCGTTTCACCCGATGCCCGACTGAGCGAAGTTGCTGCATTGATGTACAAAACGGCTCATCCATTCCAGCCTGATCCGCTGTGTGGAGCGCGATCGAGTTGTGTTTTAGTCATGCAAGACGAGCAGCTATCCGGCATTTTTACCGAGCGGGATTTAGTGCAACTGACCGCACTAGGGATTTCAATGGAATCGACTCGGATTGCGGATGTGATGCACTATCCCGTGTTGAGTATGACCGAAGCTTCGTTGCACAATGTTTTTGCAGCATTGTTTCTCTTTCGGCGGCATCGGATTCGGCATTTAGCGATCGTGAATGATCAGAGTCGCTTAGTCGGTGTGATCTCGCTTGATAGTATTCGTCACATTCTTCGACCCACGAACTTACTGAAAATTCGTCGAGTTGCAGAAGTGATGTCGCGCAATGTGATCACGGCAATGCCTAATACTTCAGTCTTGCAACTCACGGAACTGATGGCAACGCATCAAATTAGCTGCATTGTGATTGTGGAGTCGTTTAGCGATGAAGATGAAATGCAGCATCCGATCGGAATTGTGACTGAGCGCGATATTGTTCAGTTCCAGGCATCGGGATTAGACATTGAACACACGCAAGCAAGTAAAGTGATGAGTACGCCGCTGTTTGTTCTGAGTCCTGAAGATTCGCTTTGGACTGCTCACCAACAGATGGAACAGCGACAAGTTCGACGGCTGGTAGTGTCTTGGAACTGGGGCAAAGATTTGGGAATTATTACTCAAACGAGTTTGTTACGAGTGTTTGATCCGATCGAGATGCACGATGTGATCGAAACTTTGCAGCGGACGATTCAACAACTCGGACTTGATCCAAACAAAATTTTGGAAAGCGCGATCGATCATGATGCTCATTTGCCTGCTCCGAGTTGTTCGCTCCATCAGACCGAAATTCCGAATCTCAATGAGTTTTTGAAGGGAATTGAATCCCAGGTTGAGCATTTGATCAAAACTCCTGAACTCACTGCGGAATCTCGATTTTCTGTATTGTTGAACATGCTTTCAGAGATTCGACAAACTCAGGGCGCATTGCAGCATTAA
- a CDS encoding ABC transporter permease, which translates to MDWWLKLKRNPLAKFGAFLLVLFYLAVIAAEFVAPYSPCDTVSITSGACKPQTDGALLPPTQIYWADQSGRFIGPHVYPTTQGPVDVNTGNRELRVDRSKPSGLRLFVQGEPYRFLQLRFPLPTRFSLSDPRFEEIELFPGFPGNLHLFGTTGEAKFNLLGTDEQARDLFSRLVYGGRISLSIGLVGIALSFPIGMLIGGISGYIGGWVDAVLMRIVEVLMTIPSIYLLVALAAVLPPGLTSAQRFLLIIFITSFISWAGLARVIRGQVLSIKEREFVQASRAMGGKPLYIIVRHVLPQTATYVIISATLQVPSFIIAESVLSLIGLGIQQPDPSWGNMLSLATNASILVLQPWLVWPPAILIVLTVLAFNLLGDGLRDALDPRSLQR; encoded by the coding sequence ATGGACTGGTGGCTGAAACTCAAACGAAATCCGTTAGCCAAGTTTGGAGCGTTCTTGCTGGTGTTGTTTTACCTAGCGGTGATTGCAGCCGAATTTGTCGCACCTTATAGCCCGTGTGATACGGTTTCAATTACAAGTGGGGCATGTAAACCGCAAACGGACGGCGCACTTTTGCCCCCAACGCAGATTTATTGGGCGGATCAGAGTGGTCGCTTTATTGGTCCGCATGTGTATCCCACCACTCAGGGTCCGGTGGATGTGAATACAGGCAATCGAGAATTGCGCGTCGATCGATCTAAACCTTCTGGGTTGCGTTTATTTGTTCAAGGCGAACCCTATCGCTTTCTTCAACTCCGATTCCCGCTGCCGACAAGGTTTTCTCTCAGCGATCCCCGCTTTGAAGAGATTGAACTCTTTCCGGGGTTTCCTGGCAATCTACATTTATTCGGGACAACAGGCGAAGCAAAATTTAATCTGCTTGGAACCGATGAGCAAGCGCGGGATTTATTTAGCCGTTTAGTTTACGGTGGTCGAATTAGTCTCAGCATTGGACTGGTGGGAATTGCGCTATCGTTCCCGATCGGGATGTTGATCGGCGGAATTTCAGGCTATATCGGCGGATGGGTTGACGCGGTTTTGATGCGGATTGTCGAAGTATTAATGACGATTCCAAGTATTTATCTGTTGGTCGCGTTGGCTGCGGTGTTGCCGCCTGGATTGACGAGCGCTCAACGATTTTTACTGATTATTTTCATTACCTCGTTTATTAGTTGGGCAGGATTGGCGCGAGTGATTCGGGGGCAGGTGCTTTCGATTAAAGAGCGCGAATTTGTGCAGGCTTCACGGGCGATGGGTGGAAAGCCGCTCTACATTATTGTTCGGCACGTTCTACCGCAAACTGCGACTTATGTGATTATTTCGGCAACGCTTCAGGTTCCGAGTTTCATCATCGCGGAATCGGTGTTGAGTTTGATTGGGTTGGGAATTCAACAGCCTGATCCGTCTTGGGGGAATATGCTGTCACTGGCGACGAATGCGTCGATTTTGGTGCTGCAACCTTGGTTAGTTTGGCCCCCAGCGATTTTGATTGTGCTGACTGTATTGGCGTTTAACTTGCTTGGGGATGGGTTGCGCGACGCGCTCGATCCTCGGAGTTTGCAGCGATAA
- a CDS encoding AI-2E family transporter, producing the protein MDRFFSPIQQFLITWLLILVSGWLTLNALTYFGELISVIVTASLIAFLLNYPVARLSQILPRAVSAAIVYLFAGLILGVVGVTIAPPIFQQAQQLATNLPNLITSGQEQISEFQAWSQDRHLGVDLSFLQQQLSVQLQDQTKSIASTGIGLVLGTFNWVLDFILILVISFYLVLDGEKIWNGLTGIFSKPIRDALTNSTRDSLQRFASGQLLLGLFMAILLSIAFWWLKVPFFLVFAVFIGVMEVIPFIGATLGIVTVCVLVAFIDWWLAIEVLGISVAIQQVKDNAIAPRILGELTGFSPVIILTSLLVGARVAGLLGVILAIPLTSVVKTIVEIMLNPDLPPQTGSIFSETVENSILEPMLSVDPEEPKVTVIVTDSH; encoded by the coding sequence ATGGATCGTTTTTTCTCCCCGATTCAACAATTTCTGATCACCTGGTTGCTGATCCTAGTTTCTGGGTGGCTGACACTCAATGCACTGACTTATTTCGGTGAACTGATCAGCGTAATCGTTACGGCAAGTCTGATCGCGTTCCTGCTGAATTATCCAGTGGCGCGGCTCAGTCAAATTCTACCGAGAGCGGTTTCGGCTGCGATCGTTTATCTCTTTGCGGGTCTGATTTTAGGAGTTGTTGGAGTCACGATCGCGCCGCCGATTTTTCAACAAGCGCAACAACTCGCCACTAATCTCCCGAATCTGATCACGTCAGGACAAGAACAGATTTCTGAGTTTCAAGCTTGGAGCCAGGATCGGCATTTAGGCGTTGATTTGTCATTTCTTCAGCAGCAGTTATCTGTTCAGTTGCAAGACCAAACGAAATCGATCGCGTCTACCGGAATCGGTCTTGTGCTGGGCACGTTTAACTGGGTGCTCGATTTCATCCTGATTCTGGTGATTTCGTTTTATCTCGTGCTGGACGGGGAAAAGATCTGGAACGGATTGACCGGGATTTTTTCCAAACCGATTCGAGACGCGCTGACCAATTCGACTCGTGATAGTCTTCAGCGGTTTGCATCGGGTCAATTGTTGCTCGGACTCTTCATGGCGATTCTGTTGTCGATCGCGTTTTGGTGGCTCAAAGTTCCATTCTTCCTCGTGTTTGCCGTGTTTATTGGCGTGATGGAAGTGATTCCATTTATCGGAGCAACGCTGGGAATTGTAACGGTTTGTGTGTTGGTGGCGTTTATTGATTGGTGGTTAGCGATCGAGGTCTTAGGCATCTCAGTCGCGATTCAGCAAGTGAAAGATAATGCGATCGCGCCCCGGATTTTGGGAGAACTGACCGGATTTAGCCCCGTGATTATTCTCACATCGCTGCTGGTGGGTGCTAGAGTAGCGGGATTATTAGGTGTAATTTTGGCGATTCCGCTCACTAGTGTGGTGAAAACGATCGTAGAAATTATGCTCAATCCTGATCTGCCTCCACAAACGGGATCAATCTTCTCGGAAACTGTGGAGAATAGTATCTTAGAACCCATGCTATCGGTTGATCCCGAAGAACCGAAAGTAACCGTGATTGTGACTGACTCGCATTAA
- a CDS encoding Npun_R2479 family HD domain-containing metalloprotein, with protein MFNATELLIDDFVHKLKEGYRRTYGGWKSDYEDIIGWVGSMAMENIANSDALYHNVEHSILVTLVGQEILRGRHIRDGGVSCEDWLHFIISLVCHDIGYVRGVCRADTHHLYATGRDGAMVSVQPGSSDAAMTPYHVDRAKLFIDERFGGHKLIDAEKVKQNIELTRFPVPAAEDHQDTQNYPGLIRASDLIGQLSDPRYLKKISALYYEFEETGVNKALGYRHPGDLRKNYPKFYWQGVYPYIKHALYYLSLTQQGKQIVANLYSNVFVVEHEPSDEYLA; from the coding sequence ATGTTTAACGCCACAGAACTCTTGATCGATGATTTTGTTCACAAACTAAAGGAAGGCTATCGTCGGACGTACGGCGGCTGGAAGTCGGATTATGAAGATATCATCGGCTGGGTGGGGTCGATGGCAATGGAGAACATCGCCAACAGTGACGCGCTCTATCACAACGTTGAGCATTCGATTTTAGTCACGCTGGTGGGTCAGGAAATTTTACGCGGACGGCATATTCGCGATGGCGGAGTCTCGTGTGAGGACTGGTTGCACTTCATTATTTCTCTGGTCTGTCACGATATCGGCTATGTGCGGGGAGTGTGCCGCGCTGATACCCATCATTTGTACGCAACAGGGCGCGATGGTGCGATGGTGTCGGTTCAACCCGGATCATCTGATGCCGCGATGACTCCGTATCATGTCGATCGAGCAAAACTATTTATCGATGAGCGCTTCGGCGGACACAAACTGATCGATGCCGAGAAGGTCAAACAAAATATCGAACTGACGCGCTTTCCGGTTCCAGCGGCTGAAGATCACCAGGACACGCAGAATTATCCAGGTTTGATTCGGGCTTCAGATTTGATCGGGCAGTTGAGCGATCCCCGCTATTTGAAAAAGATCAGCGCTCTGTATTACGAATTCGAGGAAACGGGCGTGAATAAGGCGTTAGGGTATCGCCATCCTGGGGATCTGCGGAAGAATTACCCGAAATTTTATTGGCAGGGAGTCTATCCGTATATCAAGCACGCGCTTTATTACTTGTCGCTGACTCAGCAGGGAAAACAAATCGTTGCTAATCTTTACTCGAATGTTTTCGTCGTTGAACACGAGCCTTCAGACGAGTATTTAGCCTGA
- a CDS encoding ATP-dependent DNA helicase RecQ has protein sequence MSLLHDRLKQIWGYSEFRFPQAEIVQTILDRRDALIVLPTGGGKSLCFQLPAVMQSGLTIVVSPLVALMENQVQELREKRIPAAMIHSELPVSERRQILGAIANYRLLYLSPETLLSSAVWQRLLNPQLKINALIVDEAHCLTQWGETFRPVYYRLGAVRSALSNNRNRVAIAAFTATANPLTQETIQRILQLESPKCFQISPYRSNLTLNVQSVMTPRQRKQKLLEVIRSQSGSGLIYVRSRRDGEELAVWLNQQGYRTAAYHAGLKSIDRRAIEQAWIRDQLQFVVATCAFGMGVNKSETRWVVHYHAPFLMSEYVQEIGRAGRDGKAAIAVLLKSSWLDPEDQQRWNFFETQERNQTTKARKLIQKLPERGNIDAVSREFKGAAIALSLLHSSKQLIWTDPFHYEIQSRQKLSASLNSTQSMRTYLKTKDCRWKFVLESFGFEEISHCGHCDVCFRGI, from the coding sequence ATGTCGCTGTTGCACGATCGCTTAAAGCAAATTTGGGGTTATTCTGAATTTCGTTTTCCCCAAGCTGAGATTGTTCAAACGATTCTCGACAGGCGGGATGCGCTGATTGTTCTGCCCACGGGTGGCGGTAAATCTTTGTGTTTCCAACTTCCAGCCGTCATGCAGTCAGGATTAACGATCGTGGTTTCTCCGTTAGTTGCACTCATGGAAAATCAAGTTCAAGAACTGCGCGAAAAACGAATTCCAGCAGCGATGATTCATAGTGAACTTCCAGTATCAGAGCGACGACAGATCTTAGGCGCGATCGCGAACTATCGGTTACTGTATCTCTCGCCTGAAACATTGCTCAGTTCAGCAGTTTGGCAGCGATTGTTAAATCCTCAGCTTAAGATTAACGCGCTGATCGTGGATGAAGCACATTGTCTAACGCAGTGGGGTGAAACGTTTCGCCCGGTTTACTACCGCTTGGGTGCCGTTCGATCGGCATTATCAAACAATCGAAATCGAGTTGCGATCGCGGCTTTTACTGCAACTGCAAACCCATTGACACAAGAAACGATCCAGCGCATTCTCCAGCTAGAGTCACCCAAATGCTTTCAAATTAGTCCGTATCGCTCTAATCTGACATTGAACGTTCAATCGGTTATGACACCGAGACAGCGTAAACAGAAACTATTGGAGGTCATTCGATCTCAATCTGGTTCAGGTTTGATCTATGTGCGATCGCGTCGAGACGGGGAAGAGCTTGCTGTGTGGCTCAATCAACAAGGCTACCGAACAGCGGCGTATCATGCCGGATTGAAATCGATTGATCGTCGAGCGATCGAGCAAGCTTGGATTAGAGATCAACTCCAGTTCGTCGTGGCGACTTGTGCATTTGGAATGGGCGTAAACAAATCTGAAACTCGCTGGGTTGTTCACTATCATGCGCCGTTCTTGATGAGCGAATATGTGCAGGAAATTGGACGAGCGGGAAGAGATGGAAAAGCTGCGATCGCAGTTCTCTTAAAAAGCAGTTGGCTTGATCCAGAAGACCAACAGCGCTGGAATTTCTTTGAAACTCAGGAACGCAATCAAACGACCAAAGCACGGAAACTCATTCAGAAGTTACCAGAGCGCGGCAACATTGATGCCGTTTCACGAGAGTTCAAAGGAGCCGCGATCGCGCTTTCTCTCCTGCATAGTTCTAAGCAATTAATCTGGACTGATCCGTTCCACTATGAAATTCAATCGAGACAGAAGCTATCTGCATCACTCAACTCGACCCAATCGATGAGAACTTACCTCAAGACTAAAGACTGTCGGTGGAAGTTTGTTCTCGAATCGTTTGGGTTTGAGGAAATTTCTCACTGCGGTCACTGTGATGTCTGCTTCAGAGGAATTTGA